The Syntrophobotulus glycolicus DSM 8271 DNA window CACAATCAGACAGGAAAGACAAAGCAAAAAATAGAAGGTTAAACTCGGCACAAGTCTGGAAAGAAAAGCGGGAGCAATTAAAGATGCCCCACATAAAATAATCCCGCCATAGCCCTTGCTCCGCATGGAATAAATAAATCCGGCAAAAGCCGTGGGAAAAAACAGCAGCGGATAAATCGTATAAAGTGCTCCACTTCCCCTGAAAAGTCCTCCATTTCCCCCGGTAAAGAAATAAGAAACTACCGTCAGAATACTGAGCCCCAAAAATATCGGTTTAGGGTACTTGCCGATTATGGTAAAGTCCAAAAAATAGGCCCCAATCAAAATCACAACTGCGAAAACTGTCCAGACAGCCTGTTTGAGGAAGAGGTTTGTTCCGTCCTGAATGTCACGTCCTACAAGAAATTGAATAGAAAGCCCTGCCAGAAGCAAGATGATCGTCATCACCAGCAGCGGCCAATCTGGCCGTGACCTGTGGGTGCGGTCAAGTTGTTCCCCTACAATGATCGGGTCTCCCATTTCAGCTATGGCCATTTCTGTGGCGGTTGTCTCATCTTGTCCGCCCTCAATAAAGGCATCCCGTTGGTCAATGATATGGTTTCTGATCTCTTCTGTAACTGAAAGATGGGCTTTTTTCCAGCGTATCTGCCCGCGTACCGTTTCCAAAAATTTGTTGATTTTTTCAGATTCCGGCAAAACTTACACCTCCTAGAACGCGATTGACAGCCGAAGAATATGTCTTCCATTCTTCAGTTTTCTCACCCAAATATTTCCGGCCTTTCTTTGTTATTTTATAGTACTTTCGCACTCTAAAATTCTCCATTGTTTTTTCGTAAGAAATCAACAGATCCTTTTGTTCCAGAGAATGCAGCAGAGGATATAATGTCCCTGCCTTTAACGTAAAAACGTTTTTTGATTGTTTGCTCAGTTCTTCAATCATTTGATAACCGTACATATCCGATTGGTCAAGCAGCTTTAGAATAAGCAGGGCTGTACTGCCTGTCAATAAGCTTTTGTCTATTCGCATTCCAATTCTCCTTTTATATAGATTATCTATATAAATAGTATATCGGTCATCTATATATGTCAATAAGAATTAAACTTTCGTATCTATCATGGACAGATGAACCAGGTAAGATTTCTAATAAAAATTATTAAACTTTATTTGTGTTTTCTCGTTAGTTTTTTGGATATACTTACCACTTTTATTTGTCCACATTTTGTCAGATAATTGAAGTAATAAAGGGATAAAAGATGAGGCGCCCCTTTTGGGGGCGCCTCATCTTATCTCAGACAATTTATATTTTATCCATAAATTTCAAATTTCCTCAACGTGGAGTCCTGTCCATCCACTTTCAAGAACGTGAAAATGCTTGATTTCTTTATTGGTGAGCCATCCGCGACTCGAACGCGGGACACCCTGATTAAAAGTCAGGTGCTCTACCGACTGAGCTAATGGCTCTTATGCAACAAGACCAAATTTTACAGGAAAGTCCGAATCATGTCAAGAGATAAATTGCATTATCCCACGAAATTAGAATTAAAATGTTTGCTGATGAACAAAGATATGTAATCTCATTTGTTTAAAAAATCTCATTCAAGACCATAGTCTGCACACGATCAGGCCCCACGGCTAAAAGGGATACTTTAACCCCAGTCAGCTTTTCAATCCGCCTGACGTAATTCCGGGCAGCTGCCGGCAACTCTTCAAATTGACTAATCCCGGTCAAGTCTTCCTTCCAGCCCGGCATTTCCTCATATACTGCCTCACACTGCGCCAGCTTTTTCAATCCCTGAGGGAAATCCTGAATGATTTGCCCCTGGTATTTGTAGCCTGTACAAATCTTTATCGTATCCAGCCCAGTCAATACATCCAGCTTAGTCAGAGCAATATCGGATATTCCGCTTATCCGGACAGCATATTTGACAATCACGGCGTCAAACCAGCCGCAGCGGCGCGGCCGCCCCGTCGTCGTACCGAATTCTCCGCCATTTGTTCTGATCAATTCCCCCAGTGAACAGTTTAGCTCCGTAGGGAACGGACCCTCCCCAACTCTGGTTGTATAAGCCTTAACGATACCCAAAACTTTAGCAATTTTCGTCGGCCCTACCCCGGTCCCGACACAGGCTGCTCCAGCTATAGGATTAGATGAGGTAACATAAGGATACGTCCCATGATCAATATCCAGTAGTGTTCCCTGCGCTCCTTCGAATAAAACCTTGCGTCCTTGTTCAATGTATTCGTTAATGATCAATGATGTATCTGTAACATAAGGTCTGATTCTTTCCGCATATTCTAAATATTTTTCATAGATCTCTTCAAATTTAAGTTCCTCACGGCCATAAATTTTTGTAATAAGCATATTTTTTTCTTGGATATTGTAATGCAGCCTGTCCGCAAACTCTTCTTTATCCATCAAATCGGAAATTCTAATTCCGGTGCGGGAAGCTTTATCTTTATAGGCGGGTCCAATACCCCTTTTGGTCGTACCAATTTTTTGATTGCCCTTAAACTCCTCTTCCAGCACATCAAGCAGGCAATGATAGGGCATAATCACATGAGCATTTGTGCTAATGCGCAAATTATCTGTTGTAATCCCTCTTTCATGAAGGTAATCTAATTCTTCGACTAAAACTTCAGGATCAATCACCAGCCCGTTGCCAATAACACTAAGCTTATCTGAATTAAAAATCCCTGAAGGAATTAAATGCAGCTTATAGGTCTTTTGATTAAAAGCTACAGTGTGACCGGCATTATTACCTCCCTGATAACGAACGACCATATCCGCCTGTTCAGCAACAAAGTCGGTAATCTTGCCTTTGCCTTCGTCCCCCCATTGCGCCCCAATCAGTACAACAGCAGCCATCATCTTTTCCTCCAATCAGAGATTATCTCTAGAACAAACAGTTTAATCTTAACAGTCCGGCCCTCGCTTTGTCAATAAAGAATCCGAACATTATAAGCAGGCTGGCTAATAACGTTCGAATTTGATTAAGCCTCCCTGACCTGCCTGCTTTTTGTTATCCTTAGTGTGTCCTGTCCAGATTAACAAACTTCGTAAACTCTTTCAGAAACCCCAGCTCAACTGTGCCAACAGGACCATTACGGTGTTTGGCAATAATCACTTCCGCTATCCCTTTTTTCTCTGACTCAGGATTATAATATTCATCCCGGTAAATAAAAGAAATTACATCCGCATCAGCTTCAATTGCCCCTGATTCCAAAAGATCGGACATAACCGGCCTTTTATCCTGACGTTGTTCCACACCGCGATTTAACTGAGACAATGCCACAACAGGCACGGACAGCTCACGGGCCAGTCCTTTCAGTCCACGGGAGATCTGGGCCACTTCCTGCTGACGGCTTTCCGCCCGGCGCCCTAAGGTCATTAATTGCAAATAATCAATAATAATCAAGCCTAACCCCTGCTCCATTTTGAGGCGGCGGGCTTTGGAGCGCAGCTGCGCTAAAGTGATTCCTACCGTATCGTCAATAAAAATAGGCGCATTGGAAAGGGGTCCGACTGCCTGGGTGAGTTTAGGCCAGTCACTGTCCAGCAATTCCCCGGTTCGTACTCTCTGCTGGTCAACCATGGCTTCTGAACAGAGCATCCGCTGAACCAGCTGCTCTTTAGACATTTCCAGACTAAACAATGCCACCGCTACTTTAGACTTAACCGCAGCATTCTGGGCCATATTTAACACAAGTGCGGTTTTTCCCATGGAAGGCCTGCCCGCAATAACAACCAGATCGGAAGCCTGCCAGCCTGAGGTTAGTCTGTCCAATTCCTTAAAATGAGTGGGGACTCCGGTCAGGTTGCCTTTATTGGTATAAAGGTGTTCTATCTTTTCAAAGGTCTTCAGCAAAATATGATGGATGGAAATAAATCCGTCCTTGGTCTGCCTGTGCGAGATCTCCAAAATCATCTTTTCGGCTTCTTCCAGAAGGTCAAAAGCCTCCTCGCCCGGTTCATACCCTTTCTGCTCCAGATAACCAGCCATTTTGATCAGCTGGCGAAGTAACGCTTTTTCCGCAACGATCCTGGCATAATATTCGATATTGGCAGCGGAAGGAACAGAGGAAGCGACCTGGGAAATCGTTCCGATTCCTCCTATGGACTCCAGACGGCCATATTGTCTAAGATATTCGGCGACCGTAACCAAGTCCACAGGCTCGCCTTTGTCCAGTATCTCTTGAATGGCGGTGAAAATAATCTTGTGGCTGTCCCTGTAAAAATCCTCAAACCGCAAAATTTCAAAAGCCACACTGGCCTGTTCCGGATCAAGCATCAGGGAGCCCAAAACTGCCTGTTCAGCTTCTAAATTATGTGGCGGAACTTTTGTTGGTTCCATTTTCTCTCCCCCGGTAATCCCTTGTTTTATCCTCAATCATTGTTATTCTAAAACGCCCACCAACTGCTGAAATATTTTCTTTTATAGGACAGCCCTTAAGGCCTCTTCAATCGTACTTACAGCGATCACCTCTATTCCAGTAAGACCTGAAGGCACTTCATCTATATTATCTTCGGGGATAATTACTCTTTGCACCCCGGCCTGCTTGGCTCCGAAAATTTTCTCATAGATCCCTCCGACCGGTTTAACTTTCCCTTGAATGGAAATTTCGCCGGTTACGGCCACATCCTGTCTTAAAGGCCGTTCCTTGAGGGCGCTGTAAATCGCTATGGTAATGGCCAATCCTGCCGAAGGACCATCTATTTTGCCTCCGCCGACCACATTGACATGAACATCATAATCCCGCAGATCTTCTCCGGTTAAGATGCGAATCACTGCCGCAGCATTAAAAACCGAATCCTTGGCCATCGTCCCGGCCGTCTCATTAAATCTGATTGTCCCTTTACCTTCCGGTCCTTGAAAAACCTTAACCTCAATTTCCAGGACAGATCCTAAAAACCCCGCTACTCCCAGCCCAAGTATCCTGCCCTGATCCCTGGCCGAACTGACCTTATTATGAACATAAGGAGTAAGCCTGTTGGTCCGCAAAACCTCTCTGACATCC harbors:
- a CDS encoding FtsW/RodA/SpoVE family cell cycle protein, with protein sequence MPESEKINKFLETVRGQIRWKKAHLSVTEEIRNHIIDQRDAFIEGGQDETTATEMAIAEMGDPIIVGEQLDRTHRSRPDWPLLVMTIILLLAGLSIQFLVGRDIQDGTNLFLKQAVWTVFAVVILIGAYFLDFTIIGKYPKPIFLGLSILTVVSYFFTGGNGGLFRGSGALYTIYPLLFFPTAFAGFIYSMRSKGYGGIILCGASLIAPAFLSRLVPSLTFYFLLCLSCLIVLTAAIMKNWFKVNRLFALLIIYIPTILVWTIPYLRGNPLYGGIKLQLAFNPFLDSAGAGYLGAVIRRLLANSRFLGEGLPVSDGVSTGLQILPEAHTDFLLTYLIYRFGWIIFIVLMTIFLAFILRSINICKRQHSVLGFLTGLAITLTLSIECMLYILSNLGFLFFAPLSLPLISYGGRALIANSFLIGLLLSLFRTGNLVRDKGEVLVKPLGGIKC
- a CDS encoding PadR family transcriptional regulator, producing MRIDKSLLTGSTALLILKLLDQSDMYGYQMIEELSKQSKNVFTLKAGTLYPLLHSLEQKDLLISYEKTMENFRVRKYYKITKKGRKYLGEKTEEWKTYSSAVNRVLGGVSFAGI
- a CDS encoding adenylosuccinate synthase, whose translation is MAAVVLIGAQWGDEGKGKITDFVAEQADMVVRYQGGNNAGHTVAFNQKTYKLHLIPSGIFNSDKLSVIGNGLVIDPEVLVEELDYLHERGITTDNLRISTNAHVIMPYHCLLDVLEEEFKGNQKIGTTKRGIGPAYKDKASRTGIRISDLMDKEEFADRLHYNIQEKNMLITKIYGREELKFEEIYEKYLEYAERIRPYVTDTSLIINEYIEQGRKVLFEGAQGTLLDIDHGTYPYVTSSNPIAGAACVGTGVGPTKIAKVLGIVKAYTTRVGEGPFPTELNCSLGELIRTNGGEFGTTTGRPRRCGWFDAVIVKYAVRISGISDIALTKLDVLTGLDTIKICTGYKYQGQIIQDFPQGLKKLAQCEAVYEEMPGWKEDLTGISQFEELPAAARNYVRRIEKLTGVKVSLLAVGPDRVQTMVLNEIF
- the dnaB gene encoding replicative DNA helicase — encoded protein: MEPTKVPPHNLEAEQAVLGSLMLDPEQASVAFEILRFEDFYRDSHKIIFTAIQEILDKGEPVDLVTVAEYLRQYGRLESIGGIGTISQVASSVPSAANIEYYARIVAEKALLRQLIKMAGYLEQKGYEPGEEAFDLLEEAEKMILEISHRQTKDGFISIHHILLKTFEKIEHLYTNKGNLTGVPTHFKELDRLTSGWQASDLVVIAGRPSMGKTALVLNMAQNAAVKSKVAVALFSLEMSKEQLVQRMLCSEAMVDQQRVRTGELLDSDWPKLTQAVGPLSNAPIFIDDTVGITLAQLRSKARRLKMEQGLGLIIIDYLQLMTLGRRAESRQQEVAQISRGLKGLARELSVPVVALSQLNRGVEQRQDKRPVMSDLLESGAIEADADVISFIYRDEYYNPESEKKGIAEVIIAKHRNGPVGTVELGFLKEFTKFVNLDRTH